Proteins encoded in a region of the Bacteroidota bacterium genome:
- a CDS encoding MBL fold metallo-hydrolase: MHYLALGSTDDIGASCHYLNLAGTGLVLDAGVDPEEDGVDSLPDLALIRDRMERPVDHVLVTHAHHDHLGALPVLVQHFPTVGVHMTKPTQMLAEVLLPSSARLQRRRLMEGSTTARPLFDADTVEALGYIYEGHNLDATFDLTGRRGGEPVRGRFYHAGHVLGAAGVLLRVGDGEQRRRLFYTSDTHLRSQTIIPGGEYPEEPVDVLLLESTMGADEEAEQTTRREQEKLFGEAIARTLARGGTVLVPVFALGRAQEILALIDRYKRRGIVPDRTPVYTNGQMRAVADLYDRTRLASPRLNPDFEVFGVDQQRFPRSDERARQAIGEPSIHVTSSGMLFERTLSNKLAQRLVEDERHGIFFVGFSKEGSPGDRLQRAAAEGTEVVLDEGNGRAPQPVRAEVGRFRFSGHSHRQDLIELVGRLRPKKIVLVHGETEAKRWMRDTIQRLYPGTEVILPQQGVEIEV, encoded by the coding sequence ATGCACTACCTCGCGCTGGGGAGCACGGACGACATCGGAGCGAGCTGCCACTACCTCAACCTCGCGGGCACGGGCCTCGTGCTCGACGCGGGCGTGGACCCCGAAGAAGACGGCGTAGACAGTCTGCCCGACCTCGCGCTGATCCGGGACCGGATGGAACGCCCGGTGGACCATGTCCTCGTCACCCACGCCCACCACGACCACCTCGGTGCCCTCCCCGTACTGGTCCAGCACTTCCCGACTGTCGGCGTCCACATGACCAAGCCGACCCAGATGCTGGCCGAGGTGCTGCTCCCGTCGTCGGCCCGGCTCCAGCGCCGCCGCCTGATGGAAGGCTCCACGACGGCGCGCCCGCTCTTCGACGCCGACACGGTTGAGGCACTCGGGTACATCTACGAGGGCCATAACCTGGACGCGACGTTCGACCTCACGGGGCGGCGAGGAGGGGAGCCGGTCAGGGGCCGGTTCTACCACGCTGGGCACGTTCTCGGCGCGGCGGGCGTGCTGCTCCGCGTCGGGGACGGCGAGCAGCGACGCCGCCTCTTCTACACGAGCGACACCCACCTCCGCTCGCAGACGATCATCCCTGGCGGCGAGTACCCGGAGGAGCCTGTCGACGTCCTCCTCTTGGAGTCTACGATGGGGGCCGACGAGGAGGCCGAGCAGACCACGCGCCGCGAGCAGGAGAAACTCTTCGGCGAGGCCATCGCCCGGACGCTCGCGCGCGGCGGGACGGTCCTCGTGCCGGTCTTCGCGCTCGGCCGGGCGCAGGAGATCCTCGCGCTCATCGACCGCTACAAGCGGCGCGGCATCGTCCCCGACAGGACGCCGGTCTACACCAACGGCCAGATGCGCGCCGTGGCCGACCTCTACGACCGCACGCGCCTCGCCTCGCCCCGGCTGAACCCGGACTTCGAGGTCTTCGGCGTGGACCAGCAGCGCTTCCCGCGCAGCGACGAGCGCGCCCGGCAGGCCATCGGCGAGCCGAGCATCCACGTCACCTCCAGCGGCATGCTCTTCGAGCGCACGCTCTCGAACAAGCTCGCCCAGCGCCTCGTCGAGGACGAGCGGCACGGCATCTTCTTCGTCGGCTTCTCGAAAGAGGGTTCGCCTGGCGACCGGCTCCAGCGCGCCGCCGCCGAGGGCACCGAGGTCGTGCTCGACGAGGGGAACGGCCGAGCCCCGCAGCCCGTCCGCGCCGAGGTCGGCCGCTTTCGGTTCAGCGGACACTCGCACCGGCAGGACCTCATCGAACTCGTCGGCCGGCTCCGCCCTAAGAAGATCGTCCTCGTCCACGGCGAGACCGAGGCGAAGCGGTGGATGCGGGACACGATCCAGCGGCTCTACCCCGGCACCGAAGTCATCCTGCCGCAGCAGGGCGTCGAGATCGAGGTCTGA